The segment AGCACCTATGACGAGGAGCGCTGGTTCGACATGTGGGTCGTGCCCCGTGACCGGCTGCTCCCCGTCTTCAATGCCGAGGCCGGCACTCTGCTGGAGCGCTGAGCGTGCCTGCGCCCGCCCCCACCATCGAACTGTCACCGGCTGCCCGCACCGCCACCCGCGACCTGATCCTGGTACTGGCCGACTCGAAGCGGCTCCTGGGCATGCGCTACGCCGAGTGGATCCTGGGCGCGCCGGAGCTCGAGGCCAGCATCGCCTGTGCCGCCATGGCCCAGGACGAGTGGGGGCACGCCCGCCTGCTCTATGCGCTGCTCAAGGATTTGGGGGACGACGTCGACCGGCTCGAGCACGGCCGCG is part of the Gemmatimonadota bacterium genome and harbors:
- a CDS encoding phenylacetic acid degradation PaaB family protein, producing MVYEVFARTSRGEPLRNIGNLNAPNDELARIYAYSTYDEERWFDMWVVPRDRLLPVFNAEAGTLLER